The genomic interval AATAACGCGCCGACTGCAAATGCAGCTGTTAATACGGCTGTGATACCGTCAACAGCTTCAGCTACGGCAATTGATTCCTTAACGGCATCAGATACCGACGGGACGATCGCTTCTTATACAGTTGTAACATTACCGTCACACGGAACTTTAGCGCTGAACGGAACGGCTGTAACGGCAGGACAAGTTCTTACGCCTGTCCAAACGGGACAGCTTACTTACGCTCCAAGCGGAACATTTACGGGTGATGATAATTTCACTTTCACGGCTACCGATAATAGCGGAGCTTCGGATGCAACGCCAGCGACGGTAACGATTCCTGTTGGCAATAACGCGCCGACTGCAAATGCAGCTGTTAATACGGCTGTGATACCATCAACAGCTTCAGCTACGGCAATTGATTCCTTAACGGCATCAGATACCGACGGGACGATCGCTTCTTATACAGTTGTAACATTACCGTCACACGGAACTTTAGGGCTGAACGGAACGGCTGTAACGGCAGGACAGGTGCTTACGCCTGCACAGGCTGGACAGCTTACTTACGCTCCAAGCGGAACATTTACGGGTGATGATAATTTCACTTTCACGGCTACCGATAATAGCGGAGCTTCGGATGCAACGCCTGCGACGGTAACGATTCCTGTTGGCAATAACGCGCCGACTGCAAATGCAGCTGTTAATACGGCTGTGATACCGTCAACAGCTTCAGCTACGGCAATTGATTCCTTAACGGCATCAGATACAGACGGAACAATTGCTTCTTACACAGTTGTTACATTACCGTCACACGGAACTTTAGCGCTGAACGGAACGGCTGTAACGGCAGGACAAGTTCTTACGCCTGCCCAGGCTGGACAGCTTACTTACGCTCCAAGCGGAACATTTACGGGTGATGATAATTTCACTTTTACTGCAACTGACAACATCGGAGCGGTATCGGCATCAGTAGTGTTTACCATCACGGTTGGCAACAATGCTCCAATTGCAAACGATGATACAAATGCGGCAATTCCTTCTAGTGCAGGAGCAACGGCAATAAAAGCTCTGACTGCAAGTGATACAGACGGAACGATTGTTTCTTATACAATTGTAACATTACCGTTACACGGAACTTTAGCGCTGAACGGAACGGCTGTAACCGCAGGACAGGTTTTTGCGCCTGCACAGGCAGGACAGCTTACTTACGCTCCTAACGGTTCATTCTCAGGAAATGATAACTTTACTTTCACAGCTACCGATAACAGCGGTGCTGTAGATGCAATGCCTGCAACGATTACGATTCCTGTTGATAAGAGAACACTTATCGCGGTTAAGGATGAAATCGGTTCTGTAGTAGGTATCAATGAAATAGTTAAAGTAATTAATGTTTTAACTAATGATAAATTAGATAATAATCCTTTATCGATTAATGATGTTAATCTGAATGTCTTGACTCCAGATCCAAATAATGTATTAACGTTGAAGTCTGATGGAACAGTAGAGTTAGTTCCGAATGCTCCAGCGGGAACTTATACATTAACTTATGAAATCTGCGAAAAAGCGAATTCAGGAAACTGTACTTCAACTTCAGTCACAGTAACTGTTGTTGCTCCAACAATGACCATTACTGCAGAAAGTTACTGTTTGAATAATGCTCCGTATGTTTCATACAGCGTTAAAGCGGATAATTTTACTCCAACTGGTTTATTAACCATTAATTGGATTGACAGTGCAAACCGTATTGTAGCAACACAGACAGGAATGCCTTTAAGTGGTAATGTGTTGTGGCCAGGTGCGACAGTAGATGTAAACAATCTACCTACTGACTGGCCAGGATGGGTATTGACTAACGGACAATGGATAGAAGCTAATGATGGATTTGAATTAACAAGACCGGCAGTTACGATGCAGTTTACACTGAATCCTACTCAATCTGTTATTGTAAATTACCCTTCAGCTGTATCTGGATGTAATGCTAAACCTCAATTTGGAATCGAAGCAGGAAACGATAATAATGTTACTAATGCAGACGGAATTAACGGTTCATTAGAAGTTATCAATGTCTTAAATAATGACAAATTAAATGGTTTACCAGTTAACCCAGTTGATGTTATTTTGACAGGAGATAAATTCCCTCAAGGAATTACGTTAAATCAGGATGGAACAATTGATGTTGCTCCTGGAACAAAAGGCGGTGATTATACTTTGACGTACCAGATTTGCGAAAAAGCAAATCCAAACAACTGCAGTACGGCTACTGTACGCATTTTTGTAGAAACACCATCTGTATCTCTGATTATGAAAGTGACATTGAATGACGAAAATGGAAATGGCAATGTAGAAGCAGGAGAAACGTTAACTTACACTTTTACAGTTACCAATACTGGAAATATTGCTTTAAACAATTTGACAATTTCTGATCTTCTTCCTGGTATTGTAATTACAGGAGGACCAATATCATTAGGTGTCGGACAAAGCGATAGTCTAACATTTACAGGAACCTATACTTTGACTCAGGCAGACATTAATGCAGGATCTGTAACCAATCAGGCATCAGTTTCAGGAAATACACAAAGTGGTATAGTGGTAACAGATGTGTCAGATTCTGAAAATGTAAACGGTGATAATCCAACTGTGATTGAACTAATAAACGGTTGTAGTATAAAAATCTATAATGCTGTTTCTTTAAACGGAGATAAATTTAATGAAAGGTTCTACATACGAGGAATCGAATGCTATCCAGAAAACACAGTTCAGATTTATAACCGTTGGGGAATTCTGGTATTCGAAAGAGATCATTACAATAATAATGATGTAGTGTTTAAAGGATACTCTGAAGGAAGAACAACTGTTAAAGAATCAAACGGACTTCCTGAAGGAACATATTATTATATTTTAAGATATAAGGATAATGCTTCTAAGCCAAAACAGGAAGCAGGATATCTATACCTGACTAGATAATATTTCCATATTAATAAAAATGGCTTAGCCATAGGTTAAGCCATTATTTTAAAAATATATAAATGAAAAAATTAGCTTTATTATTATTGTTTTGTTCCGCTGCAGTTTTTGCACAGCAGGATGCGCAGTATACGCAATATATGCACAATACCATCAATATAAATCCTGCATATGCTGGTTCAAGAGGTGTTGTAAGTGTTTTTGGATTATACAGAACACAGTGGGTAGGACTGGATGGTGCGCCAGAAACAAGTACTTTATCAGTAAATACGCCTTTAAATAACAGTAGATTAGGATTGGGTTTTTCTTTGGTTAATGATAAAATTGGACCTACAAATGAAAATGATTTTTCAGTAGATCTGTCTTATTCGATTCAGACATCGGCAGAAGCCAAATTGTCATTTGGTATCAAAGGATCAGGTAATCTTTTTAATCTGGATCCGAACAAATTGAGAATGGAAAATGAAGGAGATCCGCAGTTTGCAAATTTTAGAAATAAGTTTACTCCAAACGTTGGAGCAGGGGTTTACTACCATTCAGACAAAGGATATGTCGGTTTGTCTGTTCCAAATTTCATTCAGACCAATCGTTACGATGATAATGATTATGCTATTTATAAAGAGCAGATTAATTATTATTTAATTGCAGGATATGTTTTTAACCTGGACCATTACGAAATGATCAAATTTAAACCAGCAGCGATGGTTAAGATGGTAGAAGGTTCACCTTTACAAGTAGATGTGTCAGGAAACTTTATGTTTAATGATAAGTTTGTTTTAGGAGTTTCGTACAGATGGAGTGCCGCTTTAAGTGCAATGGCTGGATTTCAGATTAACAAAAGTATGTACATCGGATATGCTTATGACCGTGAAACAACAAAGCTGAATAATTATAACTCAGGTTCTCACGAGATCTTCCTGCGTTTTGAGTTTATGAAAGGTTATAACCGAATTACATCACCAAGATTTTTCTAATTATGAAACTTAAGAGAATACTATACGCTGTTTTTCTGTCTTTTTTCTTTTTTAATGCAATGGCGCAAAAAGCACTGCTGGATCAAGCGGAAAAAGAATATAATAATTACGCTTACGCTGATGCGATTGCAATTTATGAAAAGCTAGCTTCAAAAGGTCTGGAAGATGAAAAGATGTTTCAGAGATTGGGTAATGCTTATTATTTTAATGCCGAACTGACTAAAGCTTCCGCTTGGTATGACAAACTTTTTAAATTAAATTCAAAACAAGATCCGGAATATTTATACCGATACGCACAATCTTTAAAATCAGCTGGAGATTATGTAAAAGCGGACAAAATACTTGAAGAATTTAATAGAAATAAAAACTCTGATAGTAGAGGAATTTTATTTGATCACAACAGAAATTATCTGGAACAGATTAAAATGAATTCTGGCCGTTTTGAAATTTCTCCTGCCAATGTAAATTCGGAGAATTCAGATTTTGGAAGCGCGTTTCTGAATAACAGTTTAGTGTTTAGTTCTGCAAGGGAAATTAAAAATAAAGAGGGAAAAACTTTTAAATGGAATAATAAAAATTTTACCAATTTATATATTGCTACAATTAAACCTAATGGTGATACGAATAATGCGGTACTATTAAACAAAGAAATTAATTCTAAGTTTAATGAATCTACTCCTGTATTTACAAAAGATGGCAAAACAATGTATTTCACCAGAAATAATTATCTGGATGGAAAACGTGGAAAAGATGATAAAAATATCACATTGCTAAAATTGTATAAAGCTATCTTGGTAGACGGAAATTGGTCTAATATTACTGAACTACCTTTCAATAGTGACCAATATAGCACGGCGCATCCAGCGTTGAGTTTAGACGAAAAGAAATTGTATTTTGCTTCTGATATGCCTGGGACACTTGGGCAGTCTGATTTATATAGTGTAACAATCAATAGTGACGGAACTTTCGGAAAACCTGAAAATCTCGGCGCGGGAATTAATACAGAAGGAAGAGAAACTTTTCCATTTATTTCAGTAGATAATGAATTATATTTTGCTACCGACGGCCGTCCTGGACTAGGTGGTCTTGATATAGTGGTTTCAAAAATTTTAGAAGACGGAACTTTTGATCAAGTTCAGAACATTGGAGAACCAGTAAATACCAAATACGATGATTTCGCTTTCATTATTGACAGTAAGACGCGTAAAGGATATTTTTCTTCAAATAAAAAAGGAGGAATCGGAAGTGATGATATTTATAAATTTACAGAAACTAAAAAATTGGTTTGCGAAAGAAACTTAATAGGAATTATTTCTGATAGTAAAGCTAATGAAGTTATTGAAGGAGCGAATGTAACTTTGCTTGACGAAAACAATCAAGTATTGCAAGTTTTAGAAACTGCAAAAGATGGTGCTTACAGCTTCAAAGTAAACTGCGATAAGAAATATTCAGTTAAGGTCGAAAGAAAGATGTATCCGGTTAAAGTAGCTTCGATTTCAGTTGCATCTGCAATTGATAACAGACTAGATTTTGTTTTGGAAAAAGAAAGAATTGTCGCTTTTGAAATTCCAATTCCAGCTATGAAAACCGTAAAAGTGGGAACTGATTTAGCTAAAACCCTTAATATATCTATGATTTATTTTGATTTAGGAAAATGGAATATTACAGATCAAGCAGCAGTAGAATTAGAGAAAATTTTGGCTGTGATGCAGGAATATCCTAAAATGAAAATTGATATCCGTTCGCATACAGACAGTCGTTCTTCGGCTAAATCTAATATGATTTTGTCAGATAAAAGAGCTAAATCTATTATGGCTTGGCTGACTTCAAAAGGTATTGCTGCAGATCGTTTGAAAGGAACTGGTTATGGAGAAAGCAGATTATTGAACAAATGTAAAGATGGAGTAAAATGTTCAGAAGAAGAGCATCTTAGAAACCGTCGAAGCGAATTCGTAATTTCATCAATGTAAGATTATAATTAATTGCATTAGAAATATTAGTAAGAAGTGCAGAAAGAAAAAGCAGGGATTAAGTCCCTGCTTTTTGATGGTTAAATATTTTATTTAACAATTTGAGTTTTATGAAAAACTTATATTGATTATTTCACTTCTCTAACAGCAGGAAGTTTGTAAGAGCCATTGAGCACTTCTTTTCCGGGTAAATAGACTCGCATTAAAAAATTCCACCCATCCTCGACATCCAGTCTGTTTTTTACATTAGAAGGACAATTTTCTTTAGATCCAAAAAATACAGTAAAGGTTTTATCTGGATTGTATTTTACATTATAGGCATTAATAATATTGTTATTGTCTTTCATGTATCCATCAGCTCCATAAACAGTAATAGACCAAAAGCCTTTGTTTTCTGGAACTTTATAAGTTGCTGTGTAGCATTTACTGCCTGAAAGATTACCGCCATTATAATTAATATATGTTGCGTCTTTATTCGGAAATAAACCCCATGCACCAGCTGCGGCATATTTTCTAGTTTTTTCGTTAACTTTTCCTCGTGGTCCCATCCAATCGTCAGGATAACGGTCATATTTTGCGAATTCGGTGTTGTAAACTTTACTTAACGAATCTCTTGATTTTTCATCCCAGCTATCTTCTGGAAGAGGATTTGAGCTACCAGCTTCAATTATAAATTTATCCTGAAGGCTATTAACTAATTTTACTTCAGCAGGATCTTCAGGATGGAATAACTGGATGCGAACTGCAATAAACATGTATTGAGTATCTGATGGAAGCTTATATTTTCCTGGTTTATAAATCACCTCTGGACAATAATGATCATTATCAAGTACAAGAATAGAAGCATATCTTTTGTCAGGCATCTGTGGAAATACAATTGAAGCGCCTTTGCTAACATCAATAACTGCACCTCCATATAAAACATCTTTATTCATACGCACGACGGTTTGTTTGTCTAGAGGCACCAGATCACGATACCATAAAAATTTATTTACGCCTCCTGCAGCTTTGGAGATTACTTCAAATTCACGATCAGTTTCTGCTCGAATGTAAGTTTCCTCAGTTACAATTTTTTTATTATTTACAGAAGCTGATTTTTCTTGTATAGAATCTTTTACAGTACTTGTATTGTTGCTTTCTTCTTTCTTTTTACAAGAATAAAGAACTAACATAGATAAGATGATGAGTATTCTAATTGTCGATTTCATTGCTTAAATTTTAAATTAATATTGTTTGAAAAATAAAAATTAATGATTAGAACCATTTTTTGTACGGCATATAAAAAACCGCGACAAAATCATTGGTAGGAATCTCAGTCATCACTAGAAAGGGGGGCTTGTCAAATTTCTATATTCATCTGAAAAATGCATATTTTTGGAAACGTACAAGTGTCTATAAATAACCAAAATTGCTTACTATAGTAGTTTTTAGCGTTTCTAAATTAAATATAAAGTTAATAAAGAGATTATATTTATTTTTTGTTTTGTTATGAAATTTACATCTTAAGTAGTTGATTAATAGTTCTGTGTAGATGTTTTTGTTTGACACAAAACTAGAAGTTAAATCTACTTTTTATCAGTTTTTAGCGGGTTAAAAGAATTTTTCTGCTTAACTTGTAGAATCCAAAATCGATTCCTATGACTTTTAAAAGACTTTTATTTCTGATTATTGTACTCATTTTTTGTTCTTGCAGCAATAAAAAAGAACAAGAGCTTACCCTTCGTGAAAACGCACTTTTAGAACGCGAAAAACAATTTGAAGATAAAGAAGCAGAATACGACAAACTGTTAAAAATGAAAGACAGTCTGTTGTCTATTTCTAAAGTAAAAGATACAGTTCCTAAAATTCAAGAATGGCCAGATAGCCTTAAAATTAAATGGAACAGTAAAATGATTTGCCGAGAATCTAATTGCAGTAATTATGTTATTGGCGACCAACGCAACGAGATTTGGGAATTTATATCCGACTCCACTGGAATGTATACCAATGTTGTCAGCAATAATCAAATTAAACGTGTTTTTACAGGACAATATTTAGAAAAAAAAATAGTACTTGATTCCGCAAAAGAAACTTCCTCAAAAAATAAGATAAAAGTTAGCGTAGTGCTGGATGATATTAAAAAAAATATCATCAAAGGCACCCAAACTATTACAGGACAAGATAACTGCACCGCAAAATTTTCAGTTGAACTTACTCCATCTAACAAAAAGTAATTTATGCAACTGAGTATACAACATATAACACTTCCGATTGAAGATCCGCTTTTGAAGTTTCTTATCGAAATTATCATTATTTTATGCATTCCGCTTTTGTTAAATAAGATTAAAGTGCCGCATTTACTCGGGCTTATTATTGCAGGAGCTATTATTGGTCCAAATGGTTTTGGAGTACTTTCAAGAGATAGTAGTGTAGTGGTTACAGGAACTACAGGGCTTTTGTATATTATGTTCTTAGCCGGTCTGGAAATCGATATGGCAGATTTTAAAAAGAACAAATGGAAGAGTATCATTTTTTCGATTTTTACATTTGCCGTCCCATTTACTTTAGGACTTTTTGGCGGATATTATTTGCTTCATTTTTCACTGCTTACATCAATTCTTTTTGCGAGTTTGTTTTCATCACATACTTTAATCGTTTATCCAATGGTAAGCGGTTTAGGAATTGCTAAAAACCTTTCGGTAAATATTACGGTAGGCGGAACGATGATTACAGATGTTCTTTCGCTCTTAGTTTTGGCTGCTATTGTTGGTATGTCACAAGGTGAAGTAGGAACAGCTTTTTGGGTAAAATTATCGGTTTCAATGATCATTTTTACACTAATTGTTCTGCTTATTTTTCCGATTATAGCACGCTGGTTTTTTAAAAATGTAGAAGATAAAATCTCCCAATATCTTTTTGTAATTGTAATGATTTATCTAGCAGCACTTCTTGCTGAACTGGCTGGAATTGAGTCTATCATTGGTGCTTTTTTTGCAGGATTGGCTTTAAATAAATTAATTCCGCATACTTCATCATTAATGAACAGAGTTGAGTTTGTCGGAAATGCCATTTTTATTCCTTTCTTTTTGATAAGTGTTGGAATGCTGATCGATTTTAATGCCTTTATACAAAGTTGGGAAACTTTATGGGTTGCATCAATTATGCTTGTTGCATCAATTGGCGGAAAATATGTTGCCGCCATGCTGACCAAGAAAACGTTTAAACTTACCAACGATGAAGGACAGCTAATTTTTGGAATGAGTTCTGCATCAGCGGCAGCAACTTTGGCTTCTGTTATGGTTGGATATAATATAATTATTGGTGAAAACGATGCAGGAGAACCAATCAGACTTTTAAACGATCACGTACTTAATGGCAGTATTCTTCTTATTCTTGTGTCTTGTACCGTGTCATCGTTTGTTTCTATGGCAAGCGCACAGCGTATCGCACAGGCAGAAAAAGATAATACTGTATCGGGTAATAGTAAAGAAAAAGAAAATATACTTCTTGCGGTTAACCATGAAGCCACTGTAGAAAAAATGGTAAATCTTGGATTAATGGTTAAATCAGCCACAAATAAACAGCTTTATGCCGTAAATGTGATTAACGAAGACGCCAACGAATCTTCTGAAAAAAATGCGGAAAGAATATTAGAAAATGCCATTAAAGCAGCTTCGGCGGCAGATATAGAATTGCATCCGATTACACGCCATGATAATGATACGGCAGGCGGAATAAGTAATGTTATAAAAGAAAAAGACATTACTGATCTTATAGTAGGATTGGAAGGAGGAAAAGGCTTTTCTGCTTCGTTTGTATATAATTTGTACAATGGATATTTGCGAAATAAAAGCATAAATTTAATGGTCTATCACGCTGTTCAGCCAGCAGGGACTATTAAAAGATATCTAGTTTTTATTCCAGCTGAAGCTGAAATGGATGCAGGATTTTTTCACTCTATGTTAAGAATATGGAATATTGGTCGTAATTCGGGCGCTAAAATGAGTTTTTACGGAAAAGATAAAACGCTGAACATTTTAAAAAGAATAGCTAAAAAAGCTTCTATTGAAGCAACATTTGATGTTTTCTTAAATTGGGAAGATGCAGAAAAAACTGCGCTTGATATTGAAGAAAATGAAGGATTGATTATTATGATGGGAGATAGAGGAATGCATTCGTATTTTTCTCGAATGAGGGATATTCCAGATTTGTTAAACGAGAGATTCAATGATAATAACTATATGCTTATTTACCCTTTTTCTAAAACTCCTGCAAATAATACAGAAAAGAGATCTGTCAGTAGTCACGATGATTTTGCCGAAATAGGAAAAGCGATTAGAAGTATATTTAAATAATATTGCTTATTCTGATAAATGTAATATACTTATCAAAACTTAAAAAATAGTATAAAAGAAAAAACCTGCTAATCTTTCGATTGCAGGTTTTTTGTGGGGAGAGCAGGATTCGAACCTGCGAAGTTCACACAGCAGATTTACAGTCTGCCCTCGTTGGCCGCTTGAGTATCTCCCCGATCTCAGCTTGTTGTGCTTTGTTGTTCTAAGCGGTGGCAAAGATAGGAACTCTTTCTACATTTCCAAACAAAAAAAGCACTTAATTTTAAGTTATTTTAAAGTTATTTTTTAATTAGTTGGAATTGAATAAAATAAAAAACGCCATTCTTTAATTTTTTTTTAATTTATTTATGAATGTAAGATTGTTCTTTCAGTTGTTTTTTCTATTTTTTCAATTAAGCATAATTTTTTTAGGCCGTTAAGCTTTGTTTTTATTGATGTATTAGAATAAAAAGCGAAATAATTTAAGCTCTTACAATTTTTCCTTTATGAACGTTAGTATTATTTATAAAACAAAAAAATCTCCACAAGGGAGATTTTTTTATTCTGAATACTTAGTATTATTTAGCTGCTAAAAGTGCTAATATTTTTGCTTTCAATTCAGGACCTCTTAAATCTTGAGCAACTACTTTTCCGTTGGCATCAAGGATAAAAGTTGCAGGAATTGCTTCAACATTATATTGTTTAGCTATTGGTTCTGCCCAATGTTTTAAGTTTGAAACATGAGTCCAAGTTAATCCATCTTTTGCTATTGCTTGTTTCCAAGCATCAGCATCTTTATCTAAAGAAACTCCAATGATATTTAAACCTTTTGAGTGTAACTCTTTATATAATGCCACAACATTAGGATTTTCTTGTCTGCATGGTCCGCACCAAGAAGCCCAAAAATCAACAATAGTTACTTTTCCTAAACTTTCTTTTAGAGAAACTATTTTTCCTTCTGGATTAGGAGCCGAAAAATCTGCTCTTCAGTTAGGGCTGCCTACTGCTGGAGCTGTAGCACCAACTGATGGCATTTTTGCTTGACCTAATCTAGTTTTGATTTCTTTACCTGGAGCAGTATTTTTTACAGACTCATCTAAAGAATTGTAAAGAGCTTCTAATTTTTTTGTATCTGCTGCTGGATCATTAAACATACTTTGAACAATCAAAACTGTAATGAATGATTTTGGGTGAGTTTCAGCATACTTTAAATATTTAGTTTTGCTTGATTCTTGAACCTCTTTTTGAATTGTCATGTATTGTTTCATCAAACTGTTGATAGTTGCTGTATCTTGAGCTTGTTGAGCTTGTTGCATTTTTTGATTATTCTTTTTCTGAAAATCAATTAGGTTTTTTTGAGTTTTTGTCATGTCTTCTGTAAAGGCAACATACTCATCGTTATTGTAAGTTCCAGAAACTTTAGATTTGTGGATACTATCTTTGTCAATATTAACTTTAATTTCTCCAGTTTCAAGAATTAATGGAATTGGTCCGTTAGCGCCTTGTAAAATTAAAGTATGGAAAGCTGGTTCAGTTACTTTTCCTTTTATTTCAAATTTTCCGTTTTCAACTTTTACTGTATCTAAAGAAATTGGCATTCTTGTAGCTGGATCAGCACCTTGTAAGATGATTGTTTTTCCATTTTCAATTCCTGTAGCAGTACCTGTAATAAGGTATTCTCCATCTTTAACTTTGCTGCAAGAAATGATAGCTGCAGAAGCTGTAAGTACAAAAAGTATTTTTTTCATTATAAAAAATTAATTAGTTAATTGATTTGTGCAACAAAAGTATCTAAAAATATAAAACATACAGAATTTTGTAACCTAAAATTTTGTTATAGTTTTTTTGGGTTTAAAATGCATGAAATCAGCATGTTTGTTCGTGTTAAATGAATTATAACTAGCATTAATAAACTTATTTGAAATCATTATATTCAAAATTTTAATTTTTAGATATAAAAAAAGCACTCAATTAATTGAGTGCTTTTTTGTAAATATAGTGTTTTAAAAACTATTCTTGGTTTGTTTTCTTTCTCCAAGTAAAAGAATTTAAAATATGTCTTTTTGCAAATCTTGCAGGTGAATCAGCATTTACCATTTTCACGTAAGTTGCTTTTGGAACACTGATGTATTCGTAAACACTTCCGTTAGAAAAATCAATGATTAAACGTCCTTCAACAAATTTAAAATCTGTAATAGTACAAGTTGAAATTGTTTCAGTGTACTCTGGTAAGTTAAGTTTAATAGTATCAGGATGAATACTTACTAAGAAATGGTAAGCTTCGATGATTGTTTTACTTTTTTCTTCTGCAGCTTTAAGACCAGCGTCATCTCCAACGAATTTATCTGGATGAGATTCTTTCATCGCATTACGATAAATTGTTTTTAAATCTTTTAACTCTGCAGTTTTCTCTACGTTTAGTAACTTGCGGTATTCAACTATTTTTTTCATAAATAAAAGGTAACTACTTGTCTATTAGTTTGAAATCGATATTAATTAGTTCAAATCGACAAATTTTTTGCAAAGGTACACTTTTTTTTAACTTTTTAGTTTTGATGGAAAAAATATTGAGAAAAGTTAACCATAAGTTTTTTTTACCGCAAAGCACGCAAAGATTTACGCAAAGGACGCTAAGATTTTTTTTTTTGAGTAATGTTTATAAGCATTAAGTTCGCAAAGCTATGTCTATACAAAGCTTTGCGAACTTAAATATTCTCAATTTAGAACACTCTACAAAAATAACCTTAGCGTTCTTTGCGTTAAAAAATTAACCGCTCCAACAATAACTTGAAACTTTAAACCTGAAACAAAAAAAAACTACTCCGGCTTATGATTCGCCTTATCAAAGTTTCTTGATTTTTTAGGGTATTTATCGTAGCTCATGTCGCTTGGGTTTTCAATAACAGACTTTATTGTAATCCAATCGCCGACATTAAATTTCGTTTGAACCATTTTATAATCTAAAAGATATTCGCCACAGAAATAATTGTTGTTTTCATCTTTTTCTATAATGCCAGTATAAACTCCTTTTTGCGGCATTTTTTCTTGTGTATCTTTAGACATGATTTTATGTTTTTAAATTAAGAAGCAAAGGTAAGCAATTATGGATTGTTTTATGGAGTTCTCTTCAAACTGAGTATATTTGCAAAATGCAGAAAAACTTTAAACCACATCCTAATTCTTTTAAAAATACCTTTTGTGCTTTTCATGAAGTACTTCCAGAAGCAATTGTCGGTTTGAAGAAACAATT from Flavobacterium sp. YJ01 carries:
- a CDS encoding KTSC domain-containing protein, whose translation is MKKIVEYRKLLNVEKTAELKDLKTIYRNAMKESHPDKFVGDDAGLKAAEEKSKTIIEAYHFLVSIHPDTIKLNLPEYTETISTCTITDFKFVEGRLIIDFSNGSVYEYISVPKATYVKMVNADSPARFAKRHILNSFTWRKKTNQE